A single region of the Ursus arctos isolate Adak ecotype North America unplaced genomic scaffold, UrsArc2.0 scaffold_10, whole genome shotgun sequence genome encodes:
- the POSTN gene encoding periostin isoform X1 — translation MIPFLPIFSLLLLVVVNPANANGHYDKILAHSRIRGRDQGPNVCALQQILGTKKKYFSTCRNWYQGAICGKKTTVLYECCPGYMRMEGMKGCPAVLPIDHVYGTLGIVGATTTQRYSDVSRLREEIEGKGSFTYFAPSNEAWDNLDSDIRRGLESNVNVELLNALHSHMVNNRMLTKDLKNGMIIPSMYNNLGLFINHYPNGVVTVNCARIIHGNQIATNGVVHVIDRVLTQIGTSVQDFIEAEDDLSSFRAAAITSDILESLGRDGHFTLFAPTNEAFEKLPRGVLERIMGDKVASEALMKYHLLNTLQCSEAIMGGAVFETLEGNTIEIGCDGDSITVNGIKMVNKKDIVTNNGVIHLIDQVLIPDSAKQVIELAGNQQTTFTDLVAQLGLASALRPDGEYTLLAPVNNAFSDDTLSMDQRLLKLILQNHILKVKVGLNELYNGQKLETIGGKQLRVFVYRTAVCIENSCMVRGSKQGRNGAIHIFREIIKPAEKSLHEKLKQDKRFSIFLSLLEAADLKELLTQPGDWTLFVPTNDAFKGMTNEEKEILIRDKNALQNIILYHLTPGVFIGKGFEPGVTNILKTTQGSKIYLKGVNDTLLVNEVKSKESDIMTTNGVIHVVDKLLYPADTPVGNDQLLEILNKLIKYIQIKFVRGSTFKEIPMTVYTTKIITKVVEPKIKVIEGSLQPIIKTEGPTITKVKIEGEPEFRLIKEGETVTEVIHGEPIIKKYTKIIDGVPVEITEKETREERIITGPEIKYTRISTGGGETEETLKKLLQEEVTKVTKFIEGGDGHLFEDEEIKRLLQGDTPVRKIQANKRVQGSRRRSREGRSQ, via the exons ATGATTCCTTTCTTACCCATATTTTCTCTACTCTTGCTGGTTGTTGTTAACCCCGCAAACGCCAATGGCCATTATGACAAGATCTTGGCTCATAGCCGAATCAGGGGCCGGGATCAGGG CCCAAATGTTTGCGCCCTTCAACAGATTTTAGGCACCAAAAAGAAATACTTCAGCACTTGTAGGAACTGGTACCAAGGTGCCATCTGTGGAAAGAAAAC GACTGTGTTATATGAATGTTGCCCTGGTTATATGAGAATGGAAGGAATGAAAGGCTGCCCAGCAG TTTTGCCAATTGACCATGTTTATGGCACTCTGGGCATCGTGGGAGCCACCACAACACAACGCTATTCTGATGTCTCCAGACTGAGGGAAGAGATTGAAGGAAAGGGATCATTCACTTACTTTGCGCCGAGTAATGAGGCTTGGGACAACTTGGATTCT GATATCCGGAGAGGCTTGGAGAGCAACGTAAATGTTGAATTATTGAACGCTTTACATAGCCATATGGTTAATAACAGAATGTTgaccaaagacttaaaaaatggCATGATTATTCCTTCAATGTATAACAATTTGGGGCTTTTCATTAACCATTATCCTAATGGG GTTGTCACTGTTAACTGCGCTCGAATCATCCATGGGAACCAGATTGCAACAAATGGTGTTGTACATGTCATTGACCGTGTCCTTACACAAATTGGTACCTCAGTTCAAGACTTCATTGAAGCAGAAGATGACCTCTCATCTTTTAGG GCAGCTGCTATCACATCTGATATACTGGAGTCCCTTGGAAGAGACGGTCACTTCACACTCTTTGCTCCCACCAATGAGGCTTTTGAGAAACTTCCACGAGGTGTCCTAGAAAGGATAATGGGAGATAAAGTGGCTTCTGAAG CTCTCATGAAGTACCACCTTTTGAACACCCTCCAGTGTTCTGAAGCTATCATGGGAGGAGCAGTCTTTGAGACTCTGGAAGGAAACACCATCGAGATAGGATGTGATGGTGACAGCATAACAGTGAATGGAATCAAAATGGTGAACAAAAAAGATATCGTGACAAATAATGGTGTCATCCATTTGATTGATCAGGTCCTAATTCCTGATTCTG CCAAACAAGTTATTGAGCTGGCTGGAAATCAGCAAACCACTTTCACAGACCTCGTGGCCCAATTAGGCTTGGCATCTGCTCTGCGGCCAGATGGAGAATACACTTTGCTGGCACCTGTGAATAATGCATTTTCAG ATGATACTCTGAGCATGGATCAGCGGCTTCTTAAATTAATTCTGCAGAATCACATATTGAAAGTAAAAGTTGGCCTTAATGAGCTTTACAATGGACAAAAGCTTGAAACCATTGGAGGCAAACAGCTCAGAGTCTTTGTCTATCGTACA GCCGTCTGCATTGAAAATTCATGCATGGTGAGAGGAAGCAAACAAGGAAGAAATGGTGCCATTCACATCTTCCGAGAGATCATCAAACCAGCAGAGAAATCCCtccatgaaaaattaaaacaagataagCGCTTTAG CATCTTCCTCAGCCTACTGGAGGCTGCAGACTTGAAAGAGCTCCTGACACAACCTGGGGATTGGACTTTATTTGTTCCAACCAATGATGCCTTTAAGGGaatgacaaatgaagaaaaagaaattctgattc GAGACAAAAATGCCCTTCAAAACATCATCCTTTATCACCTAACACCGGGAGTTTTCATTGGAAAAGGATTTGAACCTGGTGTTACTAACATCCTGAAGACCACACAAGGAAGCAAGATCTATCTGAAAGGA GTAAATGATACACTTCTGGTGAACGAAGTGAAATCAAAAGAATCTGACATCATGACAACAAATGGTGTCATTCATGTTGTAGATAAACTCCTCTACCCAGCAG ACACACCTGTTGGAAATGATCAGCTGCTGGAAATACTTAATAAACTGATCAAATACATTCAAATTAAG tttgttcgTGGTAGCACCTTCAAAGAAATCCCCATGACTGTCTACA CAACTAAAATTATAACCAAAGTTGTGGAACCAAAAATTAAAGTGATTGAAGGCAGTCTTCAGCCTATTATCAAAACGGAAG GACCCACAATAACAAAGGTCAAAATTGAAGGTGAACCTGAGTTCAGACTGATTAAAGAAGGTGAAACAGTAACTGAAGTGATCCATGGAG agccaattattaaaaaatacactaaaatcaTTGATGGAGTGCCTGTGGAAATAACTGAAAAAGAGACAAGGGAAGAACGAATCATTACAG gtcctgaaataaaatatactagGATTTCTACTGGTGgtggagaaacagaagaaactctGAAGAAATTGTTGCAAGAAG AGGTCACCAAGGTCACCAAATTCATTGAAGGTGGTGATGGTCATttatttgaagatgaagaaattaaaagactGCTTCAGGGAG ACACACCCGTGAGGAAGATACAAGCCAACAAAAGAGTTCAAG GGTCTAGAAGACGATCAAGAGAAGGTCGTTCTCAGTGA
- the POSTN gene encoding periostin isoform X3: MIPFLPIFSLLLLVVVNPANANGHYDKILAHSRIRGRDQGPNVCALQQILGTKKKYFSTCRNWYQGAICGKKTTVLYECCPGYMRMEGMKGCPAVLPIDHVYGTLGIVGATTTQRYSDVSRLREEIEGKGSFTYFAPSNEAWDNLDSDIRRGLESNVNVELLNALHSHMVNNRMLTKDLKNGMIIPSMYNNLGLFINHYPNGVVTVNCARIIHGNQIATNGVVHVIDRVLTQIGTSVQDFIEAEDDLSSFRAAAITSDILESLGRDGHFTLFAPTNEAFEKLPRGVLERIMGDKVASEALMKYHLLNTLQCSEAIMGGAVFETLEGNTIEIGCDGDSITVNGIKMVNKKDIVTNNGVIHLIDQVLIPDSAKQVIELAGNQQTTFTDLVAQLGLASALRPDGEYTLLAPVNNAFSDDTLSMDQRLLKLILQNHILKVKVGLNELYNGQKLETIGGKQLRVFVYRTAVCIENSCMVRGSKQGRNGAIHIFREIIKPAEKSLHEKLKQDKRFSIFLSLLEAADLKELLTQPGDWTLFVPTNDAFKGMTNEEKEILIRDKNALQNIILYHLTPGVFIGKGFEPGVTNILKTTQGSKIYLKGVNDTLLVNEVKSKESDIMTTNGVIHVVDKLLYPADTPVGNDQLLEILNKLIKYIQIKFVRGSTFKEIPMTVYTTKIITKVVEPKIKVIEGSLQPIIKTEGPTITKVKIEGEPEFRLIKEGETVTEVIHGEPIIKKYTKIIDGVPVEITEKETREERIITGPEIKYTRISTGGGETEETLKKLLQEDTPVRKIQANKRVQGSRRRSREGRSQ, encoded by the exons ATGATTCCTTTCTTACCCATATTTTCTCTACTCTTGCTGGTTGTTGTTAACCCCGCAAACGCCAATGGCCATTATGACAAGATCTTGGCTCATAGCCGAATCAGGGGCCGGGATCAGGG CCCAAATGTTTGCGCCCTTCAACAGATTTTAGGCACCAAAAAGAAATACTTCAGCACTTGTAGGAACTGGTACCAAGGTGCCATCTGTGGAAAGAAAAC GACTGTGTTATATGAATGTTGCCCTGGTTATATGAGAATGGAAGGAATGAAAGGCTGCCCAGCAG TTTTGCCAATTGACCATGTTTATGGCACTCTGGGCATCGTGGGAGCCACCACAACACAACGCTATTCTGATGTCTCCAGACTGAGGGAAGAGATTGAAGGAAAGGGATCATTCACTTACTTTGCGCCGAGTAATGAGGCTTGGGACAACTTGGATTCT GATATCCGGAGAGGCTTGGAGAGCAACGTAAATGTTGAATTATTGAACGCTTTACATAGCCATATGGTTAATAACAGAATGTTgaccaaagacttaaaaaatggCATGATTATTCCTTCAATGTATAACAATTTGGGGCTTTTCATTAACCATTATCCTAATGGG GTTGTCACTGTTAACTGCGCTCGAATCATCCATGGGAACCAGATTGCAACAAATGGTGTTGTACATGTCATTGACCGTGTCCTTACACAAATTGGTACCTCAGTTCAAGACTTCATTGAAGCAGAAGATGACCTCTCATCTTTTAGG GCAGCTGCTATCACATCTGATATACTGGAGTCCCTTGGAAGAGACGGTCACTTCACACTCTTTGCTCCCACCAATGAGGCTTTTGAGAAACTTCCACGAGGTGTCCTAGAAAGGATAATGGGAGATAAAGTGGCTTCTGAAG CTCTCATGAAGTACCACCTTTTGAACACCCTCCAGTGTTCTGAAGCTATCATGGGAGGAGCAGTCTTTGAGACTCTGGAAGGAAACACCATCGAGATAGGATGTGATGGTGACAGCATAACAGTGAATGGAATCAAAATGGTGAACAAAAAAGATATCGTGACAAATAATGGTGTCATCCATTTGATTGATCAGGTCCTAATTCCTGATTCTG CCAAACAAGTTATTGAGCTGGCTGGAAATCAGCAAACCACTTTCACAGACCTCGTGGCCCAATTAGGCTTGGCATCTGCTCTGCGGCCAGATGGAGAATACACTTTGCTGGCACCTGTGAATAATGCATTTTCAG ATGATACTCTGAGCATGGATCAGCGGCTTCTTAAATTAATTCTGCAGAATCACATATTGAAAGTAAAAGTTGGCCTTAATGAGCTTTACAATGGACAAAAGCTTGAAACCATTGGAGGCAAACAGCTCAGAGTCTTTGTCTATCGTACA GCCGTCTGCATTGAAAATTCATGCATGGTGAGAGGAAGCAAACAAGGAAGAAATGGTGCCATTCACATCTTCCGAGAGATCATCAAACCAGCAGAGAAATCCCtccatgaaaaattaaaacaagataagCGCTTTAG CATCTTCCTCAGCCTACTGGAGGCTGCAGACTTGAAAGAGCTCCTGACACAACCTGGGGATTGGACTTTATTTGTTCCAACCAATGATGCCTTTAAGGGaatgacaaatgaagaaaaagaaattctgattc GAGACAAAAATGCCCTTCAAAACATCATCCTTTATCACCTAACACCGGGAGTTTTCATTGGAAAAGGATTTGAACCTGGTGTTACTAACATCCTGAAGACCACACAAGGAAGCAAGATCTATCTGAAAGGA GTAAATGATACACTTCTGGTGAACGAAGTGAAATCAAAAGAATCTGACATCATGACAACAAATGGTGTCATTCATGTTGTAGATAAACTCCTCTACCCAGCAG ACACACCTGTTGGAAATGATCAGCTGCTGGAAATACTTAATAAACTGATCAAATACATTCAAATTAAG tttgttcgTGGTAGCACCTTCAAAGAAATCCCCATGACTGTCTACA CAACTAAAATTATAACCAAAGTTGTGGAACCAAAAATTAAAGTGATTGAAGGCAGTCTTCAGCCTATTATCAAAACGGAAG GACCCACAATAACAAAGGTCAAAATTGAAGGTGAACCTGAGTTCAGACTGATTAAAGAAGGTGAAACAGTAACTGAAGTGATCCATGGAG agccaattattaaaaaatacactaaaatcaTTGATGGAGTGCCTGTGGAAATAACTGAAAAAGAGACAAGGGAAGAACGAATCATTACAG gtcctgaaataaaatatactagGATTTCTACTGGTGgtggagaaacagaagaaactctGAAGAAATTGTTGCAAGAAG ACACACCCGTGAGGAAGATACAAGCCAACAAAAGAGTTCAAG GGTCTAGAAGACGATCAAGAGAAGGTCGTTCTCAGTGA
- the POSTN gene encoding periostin isoform X5 yields MIPFLPIFSLLLLVVVNPANANGHYDKILAHSRIRGRDQGPNVCALQQILGTKKKYFSTCRNWYQGAICGKKTTVLYECCPGYMRMEGMKGCPAVLPIDHVYGTLGIVGATTTQRYSDVSRLREEIEGKGSFTYFAPSNEAWDNLDSDIRRGLESNVNVELLNALHSHMVNNRMLTKDLKNGMIIPSMYNNLGLFINHYPNGVVTVNCARIIHGNQIATNGVVHVIDRVLTQIGTSVQDFIEAEDDLSSFRAAAITSDILESLGRDGHFTLFAPTNEAFEKLPRGVLERIMGDKVASEALMKYHLLNTLQCSEAIMGGAVFETLEGNTIEIGCDGDSITVNGIKMVNKKDIVTNNGVIHLIDQVLIPDSAKQVIELAGNQQTTFTDLVAQLGLASALRPDGEYTLLAPVNNAFSDDTLSMDQRLLKLILQNHILKVKVGLNELYNGQKLETIGGKQLRVFVYRTAVCIENSCMVRGSKQGRNGAIHIFREIIKPAEKSLHEKLKQDKRFSIFLSLLEAADLKELLTQPGDWTLFVPTNDAFKGMTNEEKEILIRDKNALQNIILYHLTPGVFIGKGFEPGVTNILKTTQGSKIYLKGVNDTLLVNEVKSKESDIMTTNGVIHVVDKLLYPADTPVGNDQLLEILNKLIKYIQIKFVRGSTFKEIPMTVYTTKIITKVVEPKIKVIEGSLQPIIKTEGPTITKVKIEGEPEFRLIKEGETVTEVIHGGPEIKYTRISTGGGETEETLKKLLQEEVTKVTKFIEGGDGHLFEDEEIKRLLQGDTPVRKIQANKRVQGSRRRSREGRSQ; encoded by the exons ATGATTCCTTTCTTACCCATATTTTCTCTACTCTTGCTGGTTGTTGTTAACCCCGCAAACGCCAATGGCCATTATGACAAGATCTTGGCTCATAGCCGAATCAGGGGCCGGGATCAGGG CCCAAATGTTTGCGCCCTTCAACAGATTTTAGGCACCAAAAAGAAATACTTCAGCACTTGTAGGAACTGGTACCAAGGTGCCATCTGTGGAAAGAAAAC GACTGTGTTATATGAATGTTGCCCTGGTTATATGAGAATGGAAGGAATGAAAGGCTGCCCAGCAG TTTTGCCAATTGACCATGTTTATGGCACTCTGGGCATCGTGGGAGCCACCACAACACAACGCTATTCTGATGTCTCCAGACTGAGGGAAGAGATTGAAGGAAAGGGATCATTCACTTACTTTGCGCCGAGTAATGAGGCTTGGGACAACTTGGATTCT GATATCCGGAGAGGCTTGGAGAGCAACGTAAATGTTGAATTATTGAACGCTTTACATAGCCATATGGTTAATAACAGAATGTTgaccaaagacttaaaaaatggCATGATTATTCCTTCAATGTATAACAATTTGGGGCTTTTCATTAACCATTATCCTAATGGG GTTGTCACTGTTAACTGCGCTCGAATCATCCATGGGAACCAGATTGCAACAAATGGTGTTGTACATGTCATTGACCGTGTCCTTACACAAATTGGTACCTCAGTTCAAGACTTCATTGAAGCAGAAGATGACCTCTCATCTTTTAGG GCAGCTGCTATCACATCTGATATACTGGAGTCCCTTGGAAGAGACGGTCACTTCACACTCTTTGCTCCCACCAATGAGGCTTTTGAGAAACTTCCACGAGGTGTCCTAGAAAGGATAATGGGAGATAAAGTGGCTTCTGAAG CTCTCATGAAGTACCACCTTTTGAACACCCTCCAGTGTTCTGAAGCTATCATGGGAGGAGCAGTCTTTGAGACTCTGGAAGGAAACACCATCGAGATAGGATGTGATGGTGACAGCATAACAGTGAATGGAATCAAAATGGTGAACAAAAAAGATATCGTGACAAATAATGGTGTCATCCATTTGATTGATCAGGTCCTAATTCCTGATTCTG CCAAACAAGTTATTGAGCTGGCTGGAAATCAGCAAACCACTTTCACAGACCTCGTGGCCCAATTAGGCTTGGCATCTGCTCTGCGGCCAGATGGAGAATACACTTTGCTGGCACCTGTGAATAATGCATTTTCAG ATGATACTCTGAGCATGGATCAGCGGCTTCTTAAATTAATTCTGCAGAATCACATATTGAAAGTAAAAGTTGGCCTTAATGAGCTTTACAATGGACAAAAGCTTGAAACCATTGGAGGCAAACAGCTCAGAGTCTTTGTCTATCGTACA GCCGTCTGCATTGAAAATTCATGCATGGTGAGAGGAAGCAAACAAGGAAGAAATGGTGCCATTCACATCTTCCGAGAGATCATCAAACCAGCAGAGAAATCCCtccatgaaaaattaaaacaagataagCGCTTTAG CATCTTCCTCAGCCTACTGGAGGCTGCAGACTTGAAAGAGCTCCTGACACAACCTGGGGATTGGACTTTATTTGTTCCAACCAATGATGCCTTTAAGGGaatgacaaatgaagaaaaagaaattctgattc GAGACAAAAATGCCCTTCAAAACATCATCCTTTATCACCTAACACCGGGAGTTTTCATTGGAAAAGGATTTGAACCTGGTGTTACTAACATCCTGAAGACCACACAAGGAAGCAAGATCTATCTGAAAGGA GTAAATGATACACTTCTGGTGAACGAAGTGAAATCAAAAGAATCTGACATCATGACAACAAATGGTGTCATTCATGTTGTAGATAAACTCCTCTACCCAGCAG ACACACCTGTTGGAAATGATCAGCTGCTGGAAATACTTAATAAACTGATCAAATACATTCAAATTAAG tttgttcgTGGTAGCACCTTCAAAGAAATCCCCATGACTGTCTACA CAACTAAAATTATAACCAAAGTTGTGGAACCAAAAATTAAAGTGATTGAAGGCAGTCTTCAGCCTATTATCAAAACGGAAG GACCCACAATAACAAAGGTCAAAATTGAAGGTGAACCTGAGTTCAGACTGATTAAAGAAGGTGAAACAGTAACTGAAGTGATCCATGGAG gtcctgaaataaaatatactagGATTTCTACTGGTGgtggagaaacagaagaaactctGAAGAAATTGTTGCAAGAAG AGGTCACCAAGGTCACCAAATTCATTGAAGGTGGTGATGGTCATttatttgaagatgaagaaattaaaagactGCTTCAGGGAG ACACACCCGTGAGGAAGATACAAGCCAACAAAAGAGTTCAAG GGTCTAGAAGACGATCAAGAGAAGGTCGTTCTCAGTGA
- the POSTN gene encoding periostin isoform X9, with amino-acid sequence MIPFLPIFSLLLLVVVNPANANGHYDKILAHSRIRGRDQGPNVCALQQILGTKKKYFSTCRNWYQGAICGKKTTVLYECCPGYMRMEGMKGCPAVLPIDHVYGTLGIVGATTTQRYSDVSRLREEIEGKGSFTYFAPSNEAWDNLDSDIRRGLESNVNVELLNALHSHMVNNRMLTKDLKNGMIIPSMYNNLGLFINHYPNGVVTVNCARIIHGNQIATNGVVHVIDRVLTQIGTSVQDFIEAEDDLSSFRAAAITSDILESLGRDGHFTLFAPTNEAFEKLPRGVLERIMGDKVASEALMKYHLLNTLQCSEAIMGGAVFETLEGNTIEIGCDGDSITVNGIKMVNKKDIVTNNGVIHLIDQVLIPDSAKQVIELAGNQQTTFTDLVAQLGLASALRPDGEYTLLAPVNNAFSDDTLSMDQRLLKLILQNHILKVKVGLNELYNGQKLETIGGKQLRVFVYRTAVCIENSCMVRGSKQGRNGAIHIFREIIKPAEKSLHEKLKQDKRFSIFLSLLEAADLKELLTQPGDWTLFVPTNDAFKGMTNEEKEILIRDKNALQNIILYHLTPGVFIGKGFEPGVTNILKTTQGSKIYLKGVNDTLLVNEVKSKESDIMTTNGVIHVVDKLLYPADTPVGNDQLLEILNKLIKYIQIKFVRGSTFKEIPMTVYTTKIITKVVEPKIKVIEGSLQPIIKTEGPTITKVKIEGEPEFRLIKEGETVTEVIHGGPEIKYTRISTGGGETEETLKKLLQEDTPVRKIQANKRVQGSRRRSREGRSQ; translated from the exons ATGATTCCTTTCTTACCCATATTTTCTCTACTCTTGCTGGTTGTTGTTAACCCCGCAAACGCCAATGGCCATTATGACAAGATCTTGGCTCATAGCCGAATCAGGGGCCGGGATCAGGG CCCAAATGTTTGCGCCCTTCAACAGATTTTAGGCACCAAAAAGAAATACTTCAGCACTTGTAGGAACTGGTACCAAGGTGCCATCTGTGGAAAGAAAAC GACTGTGTTATATGAATGTTGCCCTGGTTATATGAGAATGGAAGGAATGAAAGGCTGCCCAGCAG TTTTGCCAATTGACCATGTTTATGGCACTCTGGGCATCGTGGGAGCCACCACAACACAACGCTATTCTGATGTCTCCAGACTGAGGGAAGAGATTGAAGGAAAGGGATCATTCACTTACTTTGCGCCGAGTAATGAGGCTTGGGACAACTTGGATTCT GATATCCGGAGAGGCTTGGAGAGCAACGTAAATGTTGAATTATTGAACGCTTTACATAGCCATATGGTTAATAACAGAATGTTgaccaaagacttaaaaaatggCATGATTATTCCTTCAATGTATAACAATTTGGGGCTTTTCATTAACCATTATCCTAATGGG GTTGTCACTGTTAACTGCGCTCGAATCATCCATGGGAACCAGATTGCAACAAATGGTGTTGTACATGTCATTGACCGTGTCCTTACACAAATTGGTACCTCAGTTCAAGACTTCATTGAAGCAGAAGATGACCTCTCATCTTTTAGG GCAGCTGCTATCACATCTGATATACTGGAGTCCCTTGGAAGAGACGGTCACTTCACACTCTTTGCTCCCACCAATGAGGCTTTTGAGAAACTTCCACGAGGTGTCCTAGAAAGGATAATGGGAGATAAAGTGGCTTCTGAAG CTCTCATGAAGTACCACCTTTTGAACACCCTCCAGTGTTCTGAAGCTATCATGGGAGGAGCAGTCTTTGAGACTCTGGAAGGAAACACCATCGAGATAGGATGTGATGGTGACAGCATAACAGTGAATGGAATCAAAATGGTGAACAAAAAAGATATCGTGACAAATAATGGTGTCATCCATTTGATTGATCAGGTCCTAATTCCTGATTCTG CCAAACAAGTTATTGAGCTGGCTGGAAATCAGCAAACCACTTTCACAGACCTCGTGGCCCAATTAGGCTTGGCATCTGCTCTGCGGCCAGATGGAGAATACACTTTGCTGGCACCTGTGAATAATGCATTTTCAG ATGATACTCTGAGCATGGATCAGCGGCTTCTTAAATTAATTCTGCAGAATCACATATTGAAAGTAAAAGTTGGCCTTAATGAGCTTTACAATGGACAAAAGCTTGAAACCATTGGAGGCAAACAGCTCAGAGTCTTTGTCTATCGTACA GCCGTCTGCATTGAAAATTCATGCATGGTGAGAGGAAGCAAACAAGGAAGAAATGGTGCCATTCACATCTTCCGAGAGATCATCAAACCAGCAGAGAAATCCCtccatgaaaaattaaaacaagataagCGCTTTAG CATCTTCCTCAGCCTACTGGAGGCTGCAGACTTGAAAGAGCTCCTGACACAACCTGGGGATTGGACTTTATTTGTTCCAACCAATGATGCCTTTAAGGGaatgacaaatgaagaaaaagaaattctgattc GAGACAAAAATGCCCTTCAAAACATCATCCTTTATCACCTAACACCGGGAGTTTTCATTGGAAAAGGATTTGAACCTGGTGTTACTAACATCCTGAAGACCACACAAGGAAGCAAGATCTATCTGAAAGGA GTAAATGATACACTTCTGGTGAACGAAGTGAAATCAAAAGAATCTGACATCATGACAACAAATGGTGTCATTCATGTTGTAGATAAACTCCTCTACCCAGCAG ACACACCTGTTGGAAATGATCAGCTGCTGGAAATACTTAATAAACTGATCAAATACATTCAAATTAAG tttgttcgTGGTAGCACCTTCAAAGAAATCCCCATGACTGTCTACA CAACTAAAATTATAACCAAAGTTGTGGAACCAAAAATTAAAGTGATTGAAGGCAGTCTTCAGCCTATTATCAAAACGGAAG GACCCACAATAACAAAGGTCAAAATTGAAGGTGAACCTGAGTTCAGACTGATTAAAGAAGGTGAAACAGTAACTGAAGTGATCCATGGAG gtcctgaaataaaatatactagGATTTCTACTGGTGgtggagaaacagaagaaactctGAAGAAATTGTTGCAAGAAG ACACACCCGTGAGGAAGATACAAGCCAACAAAAGAGTTCAAG GGTCTAGAAGACGATCAAGAGAAGGTCGTTCTCAGTGA